TTTTCTCTTTGAATACACATGGTCACCTACGATTGGATAACCCATATCGCTTAATTGTGCTCTGAGTTGATGTGTTCTGCCGGTCTTGGGCAATAGCATAAGCATGCTTGCATCTAAAAACCTTTTCAATACCCTGTATTGTGTTATAGCCTCTTTACCTTTCGATACTTTTGTAGTCATCCTCTTTCGATCGGAATGAAGACGGCTAATTAGGCTCTCTATTACATCCGTTTCCTTAGGAAGAATCCCGTACACACAGGCTATGTATATTTTACTTATTGTCCTATCTTTAAACATTCTTACAAAAGCATGGTGAGCTACATTGTTTTTCGCTATGATCAACAAACCAGATGTGGGTTTATCAAGTCTATGAACTATACCAGCCCTGAGCGGCCCGCCCACATCAGATAGCGGTATGTTCATATAGAGAAGTCCATTAACCACCGTATCTTCCATTGCGTTTAAACTCGGGTGTGTGGATATCCCTGCCGGTTTATTTATAATTAGCATATGTTCATCTTCATATATTACGGGCAGATGAATAGCCTGCGGGATCGGGACGTATTCGTGACTTATAGATCGTTTGATATTTACCTGTATCAGTTCGTTTCCCAGTATGCGGTAATCGGGTTTTTTTAATGCAACACTGTTTACCGCAATAAGGCCTTCTTTTATCGCAAGCTTTACTTTTTCACGTGTAAAGGAATTCAATTGAGAGGTTAAAAAGGCGTCCAGCCTTTTACCCTTATCTGTCTGAGAAGGGGAAAGCTGTTTTTGTATTACATCCATATTACCAGATTTTTGATTTTATTTTCTGCCCTGTAAGCTTTATTATAACATCGGCAATGGCTCTGTCGTATACGCGCAGCATATCTTGGTTATCTCTGGAGTCTGGCGATAGTCTGCTTATAAATAATATCCTGCCCTCATCCATCTCATCTTTCATAACTTCGTAAAAGTTATCGTTCTCAATGCCCTGCTTCACTTTCTCCTGGTTATATAGTGCAATATCGGATGCTATCGCTCTCGCAAGCCTTCTTGCATCATTTTCGTTTGATATCGGCTGTTGCATATACTCCTCTTTATCCTCTTATTTTAATTAAATCGTTTAACTTGTCAATCTGTATTAATGTTGCATTCATTCCGCTTTCTATCATATCCTTATATTTGCCAAAATCAGTCCATTCTATGTTATCAAGTTCTGGTTTTATAACAATATCTGCTGTTTTCAGCTGTTCTTCTTTTGCAATATACCTGAATATGGAGTTTGATCTCCAGACTAGATCAATACCTCTTAACGGTTTTTGTACTGGGTCGAGTGGAGATGAAACGTCAACCGCTATTACAATATCAGCACCAAGCTGTTTTGCATACCTTATAGGTACAGTATCTATGAGACTTCCATCAACAAGAAGTGTATCATCCTTTTTTATAGCAGGCAGGATTCCTGGTATGGCAGAGCTTGCCATAAGCGACTCTCTAATACTTCCTTTGTCTATACTGATAACCGTACCATTTAATATGTCTACGGCGATAGCAGAGAATTTTACCGGTAGTTCTTCAATATTTGTATCCTCTATAAGTATATTAATTAACTTTCTATAAGTTTCTTCTGATATGAATGAAAGTCTTGTCAGAGAAGAGGCATAGAATATGCCTGTAAAAAAATGTCTTCGTATCGATTCAAAGATGTTGCCCTTTTCTTCTTTCTTACCGCGAATATAATCAAGCTTTATACTTCTGAATTCTTTACTGCTTAACATGGAAATGAGTCTTTGCTCTATTATATGTGGATCCTGATGTTTGGCATAGATTGCTCCTACAATAGCACCTGCACTTGTTCCAGAGATACAATGAAATTTAATTCCCCTTTCATGCAGAAACTTAATCACCCCTATATGTGCTATGCCTCTTGCTCCCCCTCCTCCCAGTGCAAGCCCTATTTTGATCATATGACAGTATTACATTTCCAGTTCAACATTCCAGTAAGACGCATCAATAATGTTGAGGAATGGAGCCCATTCTTTATATAAATGATGCCTGAAATTGAATACAGAGTATGGTGTCCATTCCGGCTTTGCAGGCTTTCTTCTCAATTTCATAGCTGCCTGCTCTGGTGTTCTTCCGCCTTTTTTCTTATTACAATCAACACAACTGCACACTACATTTTCCCATGTACTTAAGCCGCCGAGAGAACGGGGAATTATATGATCTATATTTAACTCTGCTCTTGCGAATTTTCTTCCACAATATTGGCACGTATCTTTATCTCTTGAAAAAATATTCATTCTTGAAAATCGGACGTGTTTTTTTGGTAAGCGATCATAGGCGGTAAGCACAATAACCCTTGGTACCTTTATAACCCTGTTGACAATGCCTACGATATCGTCATCATATTCTGCCTTTAATTGAGCCCAATCATTAAAATTAAATACAATGAACTGATCATCAACAACTCTGGCAATACCTTGATATAAAAGGATAAAAGCCCGCTTAACCGTTGTTATGTTTACAGGAAGAAACGATTTGTTTAGAACTAAAACCTCTGTAGCTAAAACACTCATATGTTTTTTACATTCTTTAATATTTCTGTTATGAGTACTTCGCTTCCATAAGTGGCATTCTGTTTTACAAGCTCTTCTACTCGATTCTGATCCCTTTTTCTAAAAGCTTCCACTATTTCTTTATGCTGTGTTATTGAACCTTCTATTTTACCGCTCATTGTTAAAGCTATTCTAAATCTCTGGAATTGCTGTGTTAAAGATTTAAGAAGCTGATAAAGTTTGTCATTGCCGCAATTCTTTAAAAATCTTTCATGAAATTCATTGTGCAGTTTAAAAGCTGCCCGCCATTCGCCGTTTTTATGAACGATTTCAAATTTATTATTCAAATCATCCATTTTTCTGATATCTTCTTCTGATATCCTGTTGCATGCAAGTCTTGCAGCGTATCCTTCAAGAATACTTTTTATTGCATAAAATTCTCTAATGTCTTTTTCCGTTATAGGTGCAACAAAAGCACCCCTATGAGGCGTAACTTTTATAAATCCCTCTGATTCAAGTTGTCTCATTGCCTCTCTTATGGGTGTTCTGCTTATGTTGAACTTATTAGCCATTTCAGCTTCTGCAACACGCTCATCGGGTTTAAGTATACCTTTAATAATAGCATCTCTTATAGTATCTGCTATCTGTTCTCTTAATGTTTGTTTTTTTTGAAGAT
This Deltaproteobacteria bacterium DNA region includes the following protein-coding sequences:
- a CDS encoding HNH endonuclease; translation: MSVLATEVLVLNKSFLPVNITTVKRAFILLYQGIARVVDDQFIVFNFNDWAQLKAEYDDDIVGIVNRVIKVPRVIVLTAYDRLPKKHVRFSRMNIFSRDKDTCQYCGRKFARAELNIDHIIPRSLGGLSTWENVVCSCVDCNKKKGGRTPEQAAMKLRRKPAKPEWTPYSVFNFRHHLYKEWAPFLNIIDASYWNVELEM
- a CDS encoding RluA family pseudouridine synthase; this encodes MDVIQKQLSPSQTDKGKRLDAFLTSQLNSFTREKVKLAIKEGLIAVNSVALKKPDYRILGNELIQVNIKRSISHEYVPIPQAIHLPVIYEDEHMLIINKPAGISTHPSLNAMEDTVVNGLLYMNIPLSDVGGPLRAGIVHRLDKPTSGLLIIAKNNVAHHAFVRMFKDRTISKIYIACVYGILPKETDVIESLISRLHSDRKRMTTKVSKGKEAITQYRVLKRFLDASMLMLLPKTGRTHQLRAQLSDMGYPIVGDHVYSKRKMEFKDKKLQYAFSNFEGVALFAYAISFEHPIYKVMMNFAAPFPEWLMRITDEQ
- a CDS encoding patatin-like phospholipase family protein codes for the protein MIKIGLALGGGGARGIAHIGVIKFLHERGIKFHCISGTSAGAIVGAIYAKHQDPHIIEQRLISMLSSKEFRSIKLDYIRGKKEEKGNIFESIRRHFFTGIFYASSLTRLSFISEETYRKLINILIEDTNIEELPVKFSAIAVDILNGTVISIDKGSIRESLMASSAIPGILPAIKKDDTLLVDGSLIDTVPIRYAKQLGADIVIAVDVSSPLDPVQKPLRGIDLVWRSNSIFRYIAKEEQLKTADIVIKPELDNIEWTDFGKYKDMIESGMNATLIQIDKLNDLIKIRG
- a CDS encoding GntR family transcriptional regulator, which codes for MSIKQIDLQKKQTLREQIADTIRDAIIKGILKPDERVAEAEMANKFNISRTPIREAMRQLESEGFIKVTPHRGAFVAPITEKDIREFYAIKSILEGYAARLACNRISEEDIRKMDDLNNKFEIVHKNGEWRAAFKLHNEFHERFLKNCGNDKLYQLLKSLTQQFQRFRIALTMSGKIEGSITQHKEIVEAFRKRDQNRVEELVKQNATYGSEVLITEILKNVKNI